The following proteins are encoded in a genomic region of Streptomyces collinus Tu 365:
- a CDS encoding non-ribosomal peptide synthetase, with amino-acid sequence MIPLSHAQRRLWFLSRDGDPGGQYNIPVGLRLHGALDRAALTIALTDVTARHEALRTVFPHDDGVPRQHVLDPGTAPDLTVTAAPADEHPRRAREAAVPSFDLATRLPLRAHLFTDGDEDHYLLLVLHHIAGDGASLDVLLHDLSAAYTARLLGREPDWPDLPVQYPDYALWRHEVLGDPADPDSEHTRQLDHRARALAGLPEEHTLPTDRPRPAVASHRGAVVTAATGARTHARLAGLARDRRATVFMTVQAAFAALLTRLGAGTDLALGCPVDGRDDEALEHLVGLFVDTVVVRADTSGGPAFTELLDRVRDAALDAHAHRDVPFDALVDRLNPPRTPGRHPLFQIAVAGRRDTGGAPVLPGLRTRTEAVRTATAKFDLTLEVDERLDADDRPAGIGLILEYATDLFDAGTARLLLDRLVRLLDAVAGDPTAPVAEHDLLTPGERAAVTEGWQGAPAVAHDTTVHALFARRAAAHPERTAVVCGDRETGYGELDALAERVAAALADAGVRPGDTVALLMERSTDLIAGCLGVLKAGAAYLPLDARAPRARSAAVVSAAGASVLLTDPGTDTDGLGVGHVLRPGEDEAAGRPSPDGRDDDTAGAVPVTGRPDDLAYVMYTSGSTGTPKGVAVAHRDIVALALDRRWRGGAHDRVLFRSPHAFDASTYELWVPLLTGGLVVVAPPGDLDVDGIARLIGDQRVTGTFLTATLFNELADRCPQLLGTLREVMTGGEAASPAAVRRVRAHCPDTIVTNAYGPTETTTFAALFPLGPGDDIPAGQVPIGRPLDGTRLHVLDDRLAPVPPGVTGELYIAGAGLARGYLGRPGLTAERFTACPSGPPGTRMYRTGDLARWTRDGQVEYLGRADRQIKIRGLRIEPGEIENALAGHPDVGRAAVTVVPGAAGPSLAGYVVAAEGRCPDPVALRAHLRGELPDWMVPLTITVLDRFPVTPNGKTDLAALPAPGPAAGERPYQAPRDDTERALAGLWERLLGVEHVGVHDDFFALGGHSLLATRLLAQVRSLLGAAVTVRAFFAGPTVARLAEAARTAAVATPDDEPPVVRRARRAGHAGRV; translated from the coding sequence GTGATCCCGCTGTCCCACGCCCAGCGCCGCCTGTGGTTCCTCAGCCGCGACGGCGACCCCGGCGGCCAGTACAACATCCCGGTCGGGCTGCGTCTGCACGGCGCCCTCGACCGCGCCGCCCTCACCATCGCCCTCACGGACGTGACCGCCCGGCACGAAGCGCTGCGCACCGTCTTCCCGCACGACGACGGCGTCCCCCGGCAGCACGTCCTCGACCCCGGCACCGCCCCGGACCTGACGGTCACCGCCGCCCCCGCCGACGAGCACCCCCGCCGCGCGCGGGAGGCCGCCGTGCCCTCCTTCGACCTGGCGACCCGACTCCCGCTGCGCGCCCACCTGTTCACCGACGGCGACGAAGACCACTACCTGCTGCTGGTCCTGCACCACATCGCGGGCGACGGCGCCTCCCTCGACGTCCTCCTGCACGACCTGTCCGCCGCCTACACCGCCCGGCTCCTCGGCCGGGAACCGGACTGGCCCGACCTGCCCGTCCAGTACCCGGACTACGCCCTGTGGCGGCACGAGGTCCTCGGCGACCCCGCCGACCCGGACTCCGAGCACACCCGGCAGCTCGACCACCGTGCCCGTGCCCTGGCCGGGCTGCCCGAGGAGCACACCCTCCCCACCGACCGGCCCCGTCCCGCCGTGGCCTCCCACCGTGGCGCCGTCGTCACCGCCGCGACCGGCGCCCGCACCCACGCCCGCCTCGCCGGCCTCGCCCGCGACCGCCGTGCCACCGTCTTCATGACCGTCCAGGCCGCGTTCGCCGCCCTGCTCACCCGCCTCGGCGCGGGCACGGACCTCGCCCTCGGCTGCCCGGTCGACGGCCGCGACGACGAGGCGCTTGAACACCTCGTGGGCCTCTTCGTCGACACCGTCGTGGTCCGGGCCGACACCTCGGGCGGCCCCGCGTTCACCGAGCTGCTCGACCGGGTCCGCGACGCCGCCCTGGACGCCCACGCCCACCGGGACGTGCCGTTCGACGCCCTCGTGGACCGGCTCAACCCGCCCCGGACACCCGGCCGCCACCCCCTGTTCCAGATCGCGGTCGCCGGCCGTCGGGACACCGGCGGCGCGCCCGTCCTGCCGGGCCTGCGGACACGGACGGAGGCCGTGCGCACCGCCACGGCCAAGTTCGACCTGACCCTCGAGGTCGACGAGCGCCTCGACGCGGACGACCGGCCCGCGGGCATCGGGCTCATCCTCGAATACGCCACCGACCTGTTCGACGCCGGCACCGCCCGACTGCTCCTGGACCGGCTGGTCCGCCTCCTCGACGCCGTCGCCGGCGACCCCACCGCTCCGGTCGCCGAGCACGACCTGCTGACCCCCGGTGAGCGCGCCGCCGTCACCGAGGGCTGGCAGGGCGCGCCGGCCGTGGCCCACGACACCACCGTGCACGCCCTGTTCGCGCGGCGGGCCGCGGCCCACCCCGAGCGCACCGCCGTCGTCTGCGGCGACCGGGAGACGGGCTACGGCGAACTCGACGCCCTCGCCGAGCGGGTGGCGGCGGCCCTCGCGGACGCGGGGGTGCGACCCGGCGACACCGTCGCCCTCCTCATGGAGCGGTCGACCGACCTGATCGCCGGCTGTCTCGGCGTGCTGAAGGCCGGGGCGGCGTACCTGCCGCTCGACGCCCGCGCACCGCGCGCCCGTTCCGCGGCGGTCGTGTCCGCGGCGGGGGCGTCGGTCCTCCTCACCGACCCGGGCACCGACACCGACGGCCTCGGCGTCGGGCACGTCCTGCGACCCGGCGAGGACGAGGCCGCCGGCCGTCCCTCCCCGGACGGCCGCGACGACGACACGGCCGGGGCGGTCCCGGTCACCGGGCGCCCCGACGACCTCGCCTACGTGATGTACACCTCGGGCTCCACCGGCACGCCCAAGGGCGTCGCCGTGGCCCACCGCGACATCGTCGCCCTGGCCCTGGACCGGCGCTGGCGCGGCGGCGCCCACGACCGGGTCCTGTTCCGCTCCCCGCACGCCTTCGACGCCTCCACCTACGAGCTGTGGGTGCCACTGCTCACCGGCGGCCTCGTGGTGGTGGCTCCGCCCGGCGACCTGGACGTCGACGGCATCGCCCGGCTCATCGGCGACCAGCGGGTCACCGGGACCTTCCTGACGGCCACCCTCTTCAACGAACTGGCCGACCGCTGCCCGCAGCTGCTGGGCACCCTGCGCGAGGTGATGACCGGTGGTGAGGCCGCCTCCCCGGCCGCCGTACGCCGGGTCCGCGCGCACTGCCCGGACACCATCGTGACCAACGCCTACGGGCCGACGGAGACCACCACGTTCGCCGCGCTGTTCCCGCTGGGCCCCGGGGACGACATCCCGGCCGGCCAGGTGCCGATCGGACGCCCCCTGGACGGCACCCGGCTGCACGTCCTCGACGACCGTCTCGCTCCCGTCCCGCCCGGTGTCACCGGCGAGCTGTACATCGCGGGTGCCGGACTGGCCCGCGGCTACCTGGGACGCCCCGGACTCACCGCGGAACGCTTCACGGCCTGCCCGTCGGGACCGCCGGGCACACGGATGTACCGCACCGGCGACCTGGCCCGCTGGACGCGGGACGGCCAGGTCGAGTACCTGGGGCGCGCCGACCGCCAGATCAAGATCCGCGGGCTGCGCATCGAGCCGGGCGAGATCGAGAACGCCCTGGCGGGCCACCCGGACGTGGGCCGGGCCGCGGTCACCGTCGTGCCGGGCGCCGCCGGTCCGTCGCTCGCCGGGTACGTGGTGGCCGCCGAGGGCAGGTGTCCCGACCCGGTCGCGCTGCGCGCCCACCTGCGGGGCGAACTGCCGGACTGGATGGTCCCCTTGACGATCACGGTGCTCGACCGGTTCCCGGTGACCCCCAACGGCAAGACCGACCTGGCCGCGCTGCCCGCGCCCGGCCCCGCCGCCGGGGAACGGCCCTACCAGGCGCCGCGCGACGACACCGAACGCGCGCTCGCCGGGTTGTGGGAGCGGCTGCTCGGTGTGGAACACGTCGGCGTCCACGACGACTTCTTCGCCCTCGGCGGGCACTCCCTGCTCGCGACCCGCCTCCTCGCGCAGGTGCGGTCCCTCCTCGGTGCCGCCGTCACCGTCCGGGCCTTCTTCGCGGGGCCCACGGTCGCCCGGCTCGCGGAGGCCGCGAGGACCGCCGCCGTGGCCACCCCCGACGACGAGCCCCCGGTCGTGCGCCGCGCCCGCCGCGCAGGCCACGCAGGCCGCGTCTGA
- a CDS encoding condensation domain-containing protein — translation MAEPVRPLPGPGAPDVPAAGTALAGRASAGAEALPDDTAPPAGQDTRAARNGGDGASMPGGDWMSGAASAPEHDEASGPERQGAAAPEASAPHDGGSSGAACGSVDALRRLVAQVLGLAADAVGAGQGFTELGGDSIQAIQVVSRARAAGLLLTTRDVLRSDSLAALATTARSTDGPGAGEGPAEPPRRTGPVAATPIMAWLGELDGPVDTYHQSLVVRTPAAFRAEHAVRVVQSLLDTHDMLRLTVPGGAGAAAAECFVPPPGGIDAHTLVEHVHAPDATDTELPALTAGRIAAARHSLSPADGVMVRAVLVDRGPLRQGRLALVVHHLVVDGVSWRILQDDLRTCWERLAAGQDPVLEPAPTPFAHWADLIAADATSGRRMAEATRWAETLRPAPEPLGGICPLDRLDPESADRRLTLTLPPEVAEPLLTAVPGIVNGTVNDVLLTGLALAVLAWRRPVTGPADGGTVLVDVEGHGRQDIAGAPDLSRTVGWFTTVHPVRFDLGRPDLDDVRTDGPAAGAVLRMVKETLRAVPDHGIGHGLLRHGNSRTRPALAALGVPEIGFNYLGRFPMGDSADWSAAPGHDVALDESDDGLAMAHAVEVNAAAHDGPGGTALSATWTWAGNACPDDRAHALAHEWFAVLRALVAYAELPGAVGLTPSDVSLPGLGQADLDAFEAQFGELL, via the coding sequence GTGGCTGAGCCCGTACGTCCGCTGCCCGGCCCCGGCGCACCTGACGTACCGGCGGCCGGGACGGCCCTGGCGGGCCGGGCCTCGGCCGGGGCCGAGGCCCTCCCGGACGACACCGCGCCACCTGCCGGGCAGGACACACGTGCCGCCCGGAACGGCGGCGACGGGGCGAGCATGCCGGGCGGCGACTGGATGTCCGGGGCGGCGTCCGCGCCGGAGCACGACGAGGCGTCCGGGCCGGAGCGCCAAGGGGCAGCCGCGCCCGAGGCGTCCGCACCGCACGACGGCGGCTCGTCCGGGGCCGCGTGCGGCTCCGTGGACGCCCTGCGGCGGCTGGTCGCCCAGGTGCTGGGGCTGGCCGCCGACGCCGTCGGGGCCGGGCAGGGGTTCACCGAACTCGGTGGCGACAGCATCCAGGCCATCCAGGTCGTCAGCCGCGCCCGGGCCGCCGGGCTGCTGCTCACCACCCGAGACGTCCTGCGCAGCGACAGCCTCGCCGCGCTCGCCACCACCGCCCGCTCGACGGACGGCCCCGGCGCGGGCGAGGGCCCGGCGGAACCACCGCGGCGCACCGGGCCCGTGGCCGCGACCCCGATCATGGCCTGGCTCGGCGAACTCGACGGCCCCGTCGACACCTACCACCAGTCGCTCGTCGTCCGCACACCCGCGGCATTCCGCGCCGAGCACGCCGTCCGCGTCGTGCAGAGCCTCCTCGACACGCACGACATGCTGCGGCTCACCGTGCCCGGCGGGGCGGGCGCCGCTGCCGCGGAGTGCTTCGTGCCGCCGCCGGGCGGGATCGACGCGCACACCCTCGTCGAGCACGTCCACGCGCCCGACGCCACCGACACCGAGCTGCCGGCCCTCACCGCCGGACGGATCGCGGCCGCCCGGCACTCGCTGTCCCCGGCGGACGGCGTCATGGTGCGCGCCGTCCTCGTCGACCGGGGCCCGCTCCGGCAGGGCCGGCTGGCGCTGGTCGTCCACCACCTCGTGGTCGACGGCGTGTCCTGGCGCATCCTCCAGGACGACCTGCGTACCTGCTGGGAACGGCTCGCCGCGGGGCAGGACCCCGTCCTCGAACCCGCGCCCACGCCGTTCGCCCACTGGGCCGACCTGATCGCCGCCGACGCCACCTCCGGCCGCCGGATGGCGGAGGCGACACGGTGGGCCGAGACCCTGCGCCCCGCCCCCGAACCCCTCGGCGGCATCTGCCCGCTGGACCGCCTCGACCCGGAGAGCGCGGACCGCCGGCTCACCCTCACCCTGCCCCCGGAGGTGGCCGAGCCCCTGCTCACCGCGGTGCCCGGCATCGTCAACGGCACCGTCAACGACGTCCTGCTCACCGGGCTGGCCCTCGCGGTCCTCGCCTGGCGGCGCCCGGTCACGGGCCCGGCGGACGGCGGCACCGTGCTGGTCGATGTCGAGGGCCACGGCCGCCAGGACATCGCCGGCGCCCCCGACCTGTCGCGCACCGTCGGCTGGTTCACCACCGTCCACCCTGTCCGCTTCGACCTCGGCCGGCCCGACCTGGACGACGTCCGCACGGACGGGCCCGCCGCCGGGGCGGTGCTGCGCATGGTCAAGGAAACCTTGCGGGCCGTCCCCGACCACGGCATCGGCCACGGCCTGCTGCGCCACGGCAACAGCCGTACCCGCCCCGCCCTCGCGGCCCTCGGCGTCCCCGAGATCGGGTTCAACTACCTCGGCCGCTTCCCGATGGGCGACAGCGCCGACTGGTCCGCCGCGCCCGGACACGACGTCGCCCTCGACGAGTCCGACGACGGCCTGGCGATGGCCCACGCGGTGGAGGTGAACGCCGCCGCCCACGACGGCCCCGGCGGCACCGCCCTCAGCGCCACCTGGACCTGGGCGGGCAACGCCTGCCCCGACGACCGCGCCCACGCCCTGGCCCACGAGTGGTTCGCCGTGCTGCGCGCCCTCGTGGCGTACGCGGAGCTGCCCGGCGCCGTCGGGCTCACCCCGTCCGACGTGTCCCTGCCCGGCCTCGGCCAGGCCGACCTCGACGCCTTCGAAGCCCAGTTCGGAGAACTGCTGTGA
- a CDS encoding MbtH family protein has product MSNPFENDDAVYLVVRNDELQHSLWPADLPVPAGWTTVHGPDGRQDCLDFVERNWTDMRPASLVAALAGDTARG; this is encoded by the coding sequence ATGAGCAACCCCTTCGAGAACGACGACGCCGTCTACCTGGTCGTCCGCAACGACGAGCTCCAGCACTCGCTGTGGCCCGCCGACCTGCCCGTGCCCGCCGGCTGGACCACGGTCCACGGCCCGGACGGCCGCCAGGACTGCCTCGACTTCGTCGAGCGGAACTGGACCGACATGCGGCCCGCTTCCCTGGTCGCGGCCCTCGCCGGGGACACGGCCCGTGGCTGA
- a CDS encoding pyridoxal-phosphate dependent enzyme produces the protein MLFDTLTDAIGRTPLVRLRLGAERGVEVYAKLELQNLFAMKDRVARNILLEARALGTLRPGAPVVESSSGTMALGVALVGRSLGHEVHIVTDPRIDPVTLAKLRALGCRVHVVEAMTSHGWQSARLERLAELMAELPGAFWPQQYTNPDNPGAYRGLARELLDSLGHIDTLVGAVGSGGSLCGTGRVLRETLPDVRVVGVDCVGSALFGQPDVPQRLQSGLGNSLLPKNLDRLLVDEVHWLNDHEAFAATRDLAREQQIFGGNTSGSVYRVLGDLARRAEPGSRIVGILPDRGDRYADTVYSDDHWEEHALHTLPAADRPAVVTAGTAVTTWSRQTYRAPDDLRRHLVFVESNTTGTGMLALDLARDTLGTEPVLLTGDPGRYRGLEATGAEVIRCDTNSDAALRAALQDRFRREEIAGVTTTSDFYVPAAARLARWLGLPGNPPEAVTACRDKSALRALLRRAGVHQPRYAVVREPGEVAAAVARTGLPCVVKPADDSGSVNVLLCTDEAQARAQAERILAVTTNVRGMPTARTVLVEEYLDGPEYSVEMFSQDGEAVCVGITAKSVTGDPHFVEHRHLFPAPLPAATAERITETVMAALDAAGIRLGATHTEVKLTGSGPAVIEINPRPAGGMIPELVRLASGVDLLEQQLKAATGQAPDLKPGHGAHAGIQFLLADADGVLDAVDGVARARAVDGVEAVTVTVAPGAVVRRARSAGDRVGHVIACRPGPEQVTAALDEARDLLRLTVGEPAGAR, from the coding sequence GCTCCTCCGGCACCATGGCGCTCGGTGTCGCCCTCGTCGGCCGCTCCCTCGGCCACGAGGTGCACATCGTCACCGACCCCCGCATCGACCCCGTCACCCTGGCGAAGCTGCGCGCCCTGGGCTGCCGCGTGCACGTCGTCGAGGCGATGACCAGCCACGGCTGGCAGTCCGCACGCCTGGAGCGGCTCGCGGAACTGATGGCGGAACTGCCCGGCGCCTTCTGGCCCCAGCAGTACACCAACCCCGACAACCCCGGCGCCTACCGCGGCCTGGCCCGTGAACTGCTCGACAGCCTCGGCCACATCGACACCCTGGTCGGCGCGGTGGGCAGCGGCGGCTCGCTGTGCGGGACGGGCCGCGTGCTGCGCGAGACGCTGCCCGACGTCCGCGTCGTCGGCGTCGACTGCGTCGGCAGCGCCCTCTTCGGGCAGCCGGACGTGCCGCAGCGGCTGCAGAGCGGCCTCGGCAACAGCCTCCTGCCGAAGAACCTCGACCGCCTGCTCGTCGACGAGGTCCACTGGCTCAACGACCACGAGGCGTTCGCCGCCACCCGCGACCTCGCCCGCGAACAGCAGATCTTCGGCGGCAACACCTCCGGCTCCGTCTACCGCGTCCTCGGCGACCTCGCCCGGCGCGCCGAACCCGGCTCCCGCATCGTCGGCATCCTGCCCGACCGCGGCGACCGCTACGCCGACACCGTCTACAGCGACGACCACTGGGAGGAGCACGCCCTGCACACCCTGCCGGCAGCGGACCGTCCCGCCGTCGTCACCGCCGGGACCGCCGTCACCACCTGGTCCCGGCAGACCTACCGCGCACCCGACGATCTGCGCCGCCACCTCGTGTTCGTCGAGTCCAACACCACCGGCACCGGCATGCTCGCCCTCGACCTCGCCCGGGACACGCTCGGGACCGAGCCCGTGCTGCTGACCGGCGACCCCGGCCGCTACCGGGGGCTGGAGGCCACCGGCGCCGAGGTGATCCGGTGCGACACCAACTCCGACGCGGCGCTGCGGGCCGCGCTCCAGGACCGCTTCCGCCGCGAGGAGATCGCCGGTGTCACCACCACCAGCGACTTCTACGTCCCCGCCGCCGCGCGCCTGGCCCGCTGGCTCGGCCTGCCGGGCAACCCGCCCGAGGCGGTGACCGCCTGCCGCGACAAGTCGGCCCTGCGGGCCCTGCTGCGGCGGGCCGGGGTGCACCAGCCCCGGTACGCGGTGGTGCGCGAGCCCGGAGAGGTGGCCGCGGCCGTCGCGCGGACCGGGCTGCCGTGCGTGGTCAAGCCCGCCGACGACTCCGGCTCGGTCAACGTGCTGCTGTGCACCGACGAGGCCCAGGCCCGCGCCCAGGCCGAGCGGATCCTCGCCGTCACCACCAACGTCCGCGGGATGCCGACCGCGCGGACCGTCCTCGTCGAGGAGTACCTGGACGGCCCCGAGTACAGCGTGGAGATGTTCAGCCAGGACGGCGAGGCGGTCTGCGTCGGCATCACCGCCAAGTCCGTCACGGGCGACCCCCACTTCGTGGAGCACCGCCACCTCTTCCCCGCCCCGCTGCCGGCCGCCACCGCCGAGCGGATCACCGAGACCGTGATGGCCGCCCTGGACGCGGCCGGCATCCGCCTCGGCGCCACCCACACCGAGGTGAAGCTGACCGGGAGCGGACCGGCCGTGATCGAGATCAACCCGCGCCCCGCGGGCGGCATGATCCCCGAGCTCGTCCGGCTGGCCAGCGGCGTCGACCTGCTGGAACAGCAGCTGAAGGCCGCGACCGGACAGGCACCCGACCTCAAGCCCGGCCACGGCGCCCACGCCGGCATCCAGTTCCTGCTCGCCGACGCCGACGGGGTCCTCGACGCCGTCGACGGCGTGGCACGGGCGCGGGCCGTGGACGGCGTCGAAGCGGTGACCGTCACCGTCGCACCCGGCGCCGTGGTCCGCCGCGCACGCAGCGCGGGCGACCGCGTGGGGCACGTCATCGCCTGCCGTCCGGGCCCCGAGCAGGTGACGGCGGCGCTGGACGAGGCGCGGGACCTGCTCCGGCTCACGGTCGGCGAGCCCGCCGGCGCGCGCTGA